Proteins from a single region of Mucilaginibacter daejeonensis:
- a CDS encoding acetylxylan esterase, translating to MSKLTILLVCLMAFGTVTQVRAQEDDPKGEIFIDTKPGNKNAIYDDNSSITYKLNVKSTYNVKQDGKLTYELLTDDWKKVFTGSKSVRLGKKGSNSYSIRIPHQAAGVYRVHFAFNLSYYDDTVKKVVVVSPEKIRTESFMPADFSEFWSKSKDQLAKIAPAYKVTEDAKRSTKDVTVYKVEMRSWNNTKIYGWLTVPTEGKNWPVIYKLPGYNIAMTPEIDKPDFAVFSLDVRGNGLSRETVAPQSDRYNLTNIENRDLYIYHGVYMDCIRGLDFIMSQGADYKLNTTRVCAYGGSQGATLAIVTAALDKRITACTFELPLYADMHDAYRIGTSYPKTTWPMSRFQEYLKLHRTFTLQRFLSIWDYYDPQNFINRIKVPVLMGVGLLDEFCPPRCSFGMYNKLTTDQKEFKVAPDKAHEMTFDYFMFQLLWFKESLRAPN from the coding sequence ATGTCAAAGCTCACCATATTATTAGTTTGTTTGATGGCCTTTGGGACCGTGACCCAGGTGCGTGCACAAGAGGATGATCCTAAAGGCGAAATATTTATTGACACTAAGCCCGGCAACAAAAATGCGATCTATGACGATAATAGTAGCATTACTTACAAGCTGAACGTAAAAAGCACCTATAACGTAAAGCAGGATGGTAAGCTGACCTACGAACTGCTTACCGATGATTGGAAGAAAGTTTTTACCGGGTCAAAAAGCGTTCGTTTAGGCAAAAAAGGCTCTAACTCTTACAGCATCCGGATCCCGCATCAGGCCGCAGGCGTTTATCGGGTGCATTTTGCTTTTAACCTGAGCTACTATGACGATACGGTAAAAAAAGTGGTGGTGGTAAGCCCCGAGAAGATAAGGACGGAATCGTTCATGCCAGCCGATTTTAGCGAGTTTTGGTCTAAGTCGAAAGATCAGTTGGCTAAGATCGCGCCCGCTTACAAGGTGACCGAGGATGCCAAGCGATCGACCAAAGATGTAACGGTTTACAAGGTGGAGATGCGATCGTGGAATAATACCAAGATCTATGGATGGCTTACCGTACCCACCGAGGGGAAGAACTGGCCGGTGATATACAAACTGCCCGGTTACAACATAGCCATGACCCCTGAGATCGATAAGCCAGATTTTGCCGTTTTTTCTTTAGATGTGCGTGGCAACGGCTTAAGTCGGGAGACCGTTGCTCCCCAAAGCGACCGGTATAACCTGACCAATATCGAGAACCGCGATCTTTATATCTATCACGGTGTTTATATGGATTGCATACGCGGGCTCGATTTCATTATGTCGCAAGGCGCCGATTATAAATTGAACACTACCCGCGTTTGCGCTTACGGGGGAAGCCAGGGTGCTACGCTGGCCATTGTGACGGCGGCTTTAGATAAACGCATAACGGCCTGTACTTTTGAGCTGCCGTTATACGCTGATATGCACGATGCTTATCGCATAGGGACATCGTACCCTAAAACGACTTGGCCAATGAGCCGCTTCCAGGAATACCTAAAACTTCACCGTACCTTCACACTGCAAAGGTTCCTTTCAATATGGGATTATTATGATCCGCAAAACTTTATAAACCGTATAAAAGTGCCTGTATTAATGGGGGTAGGTCTGTTAGATGAGTTTTGTCCGCCGCGCTGCAGTTTTGGTATGTACAACAAACTTACTACTGACCAAAAGGAATTTAAGGTAGCGCCCGATAAGGCCCACGAAATGACATTTGATTATTTCATGTTCCAGTTACTGTGGTTCAAAGAATCATTACGGGCGCCTAATTAA
- a CDS encoding acyltransferase family protein, whose protein sequence is MSQRNQPNYIPALTGVRALAAYLVFISHFDYVFDGNFPHAVQRFLQEFHMGVTIFFVLSGFLITFRYYNNFHLTKDWFKQYLKNRIARIYPMYFLLTVLAFVYYYFTGDQKITHGFPSPLGLLIMHVTFVRGFFAQLWDTGIAQGWSLTVEECFYFSAPFIFLINKRIRVFFLQPALITAVGLLLVVIFRNVNFYGFFGNFTFTMVYTFLGRCFEFFVGIQLALIMLNRGTTRTNKIKYTYLGFLLMMVCVGIMSQLSIPQGWMAGLHNPFGILTNNYLLPPCIAMFFYGLLTESTVFKTILSFKFVELLGKSSYIFYLIHLGYIKDLLNDLLNWGNDLIFDFYDKHGLSFEHSPLENDVVNLVIQFVLLNAASILLFKMIEEPLNHYIRNSDLLIKAKPRTPNNDPSLIKN, encoded by the coding sequence GTGTCGCAAAGAAACCAGCCTAATTACATACCTGCCCTTACCGGTGTACGTGCGTTAGCAGCGTATCTGGTCTTTATATCTCACTTTGATTACGTGTTTGACGGGAATTTTCCCCATGCTGTGCAAAGATTTCTACAGGAATTTCATATGGGTGTGACCATATTCTTTGTGCTGTCAGGCTTTTTGATCACATTCCGCTATTATAATAATTTTCATTTAACTAAAGATTGGTTCAAGCAGTATCTAAAAAATAGGATAGCACGCATTTATCCTATGTACTTCCTGCTCACGGTATTGGCCTTTGTATATTATTATTTTACCGGCGATCAAAAGATCACGCATGGCTTTCCGAGCCCGTTGGGCCTACTCATTATGCACGTGACCTTTGTACGTGGTTTTTTTGCGCAATTGTGGGATACGGGTATAGCGCAGGGCTGGTCGCTCACGGTAGAGGAGTGTTTTTACTTCTCGGCCCCGTTCATCTTTTTGATCAACAAGCGTATCAGGGTATTCTTTTTACAACCCGCGCTCATTACGGCGGTAGGCTTGCTGCTGGTGGTCATCTTTCGTAATGTCAACTTCTACGGTTTCTTCGGCAACTTCACCTTTACCATGGTATACACCTTTTTGGGGCGTTGTTTCGAGTTCTTTGTAGGTATACAGCTGGCGCTCATTATGCTCAACCGGGGCACCACACGTACCAACAAGATCAAATACACCTATTTAGGCTTTTTGCTGATGATGGTTTGCGTGGGCATCATGTCGCAACTAAGCATCCCCCAAGGATGGATGGCCGGTTTACATAACCCGTTCGGTATCCTTACTAACAATTACCTGCTGCCACCGTGTATAGCCATGTTCTTTTACGGGCTTCTTACCGAAAGCACCGTGTTCAAGACCATCCTATCCTTTAAATTTGTGGAACTGTTAGGCAAAAGCTCATACATCTTTTACCTGATCCACCTGGGCTACATCAAAGATCTGCTTAATGATCTGCTAAATTGGGGCAACGATCTCATCTTCGATTTCTATGACAAGCACGGTCTATCCTTTGAGCACTCGCCGTTGGAGAACGATGTGGTGAACCTTGTGATACAGTTCGTGCTATTGAATGCGGCATCGATATTGTTATTTAAAATGATAGAAGAGCCTCTGAATCATTATATCCGCAATTCTGATCTTCTGATCAAGGCTAAACCCCGCACTCCAAATAACGACCCATCGCTGATCAAAAATTAA
- a CDS encoding TIGR01212 family radical SAM protein (This family includes YhcC from E. coli K-12, an uncharacterized radical SAM protein.), with protein MQVTETTARQGFKGYNNYGAWLRNKYDGQRVFKVIVDGGFTCPNRDGSKGYGGCTYCNVDSFTPSVSRSTPNLREQVIRGIERARNGNKADKFIIYFQPNTNTYAPTHYLKMMYDEALSVDPENTVGLSIGTRPDCIDAEKIALLESYTDRFDVDLEMGMESIYNETLDQINRGCSHEDLLNALKLVENSKLDICVHTIFGFPWETRDMMLRYADEINRHTQIKFVKFHHLHIVEGSVMGVKYKREPFKLFSIDEYADFLCDLLPLVRPDVVVQRLFGLSDRELLIAPNWQLKKSEIQHYIDQRIIDRGVIQGSAWR; from the coding sequence ATGCAGGTAACAGAAACAACAGCTAGACAGGGGTTTAAGGGATATAACAATTACGGCGCGTGGCTGCGTAACAAGTACGATGGTCAGCGCGTGTTCAAAGTGATCGTTGATGGTGGTTTCACCTGCCCTAACCGCGATGGCTCCAAAGGCTACGGAGGTTGCACCTACTGCAATGTCGACTCTTTCACGCCCTCGGTATCGCGCAGCACTCCCAATTTGCGCGAGCAGGTGATCAGGGGTATCGAGCGCGCCCGCAACGGTAACAAGGCCGATAAGTTCATCATTTACTTTCAGCCCAATACCAATACCTACGCACCAACGCATTATCTCAAAATGATGTATGACGAGGCATTGAGCGTTGATCCGGAGAACACCGTAGGTCTATCTATAGGTACCCGGCCCGACTGTATCGATGCTGAAAAGATAGCTCTGTTAGAAAGCTATACCGACCGCTTTGATGTGGACCTGGAAATGGGCATGGAATCCATTTACAACGAAACGCTTGACCAGATCAACCGTGGATGTAGCCATGAGGACCTGCTGAACGCACTGAAACTGGTGGAGAACAGCAAGCTGGATATTTGCGTGCATACCATATTTGGTTTCCCGTGGGAAACGCGTGATATGATGCTGCGCTATGCTGACGAGATCAACCGCCACACGCAGATCAAGTTCGTGAAGTTCCATCACCTGCACATCGTTGAGGGATCGGTAATGGGCGTTAAGTACAAGCGCGAACCGTTCAAGCTGTTCAGTATTGATGAGTATGCCGACTTTTTGTGCGACCTGCTGCCGCTGGTACGCCCCGATGTGGTGGTACAGCGCCTTTTCGGACTGAGCGACCGCGAATTGCTTATAGCCCCTAACTGGCAGTTAAAAAAATCAGAGATACAGCACTACATCGATCAGCGCATCATTGATCGGGGTGTGATACAGGGCTCTGCCTGGCGTTAA
- a CDS encoding aldo/keto reductase, translated as MRYKLLGRSGLKVSELCLGTMGFGTEGGWGADQDTSFKIMDAYAEAGGNFLDTANIYKLGTSEKIIGEYLGNHDRDHFVVATKYTLKDNTTNPNASGNNRKNMMRSVEGSLKRLNTDFIDVLYLHIWDDLTPIDEVMRGLDDLIRQGKVNYAAISDTPAWVVAKGNTLAELMGWSQFVALQVEYSLIQRTPERELIPMAKHFGLTITPWAPLAGGALTGKYLRGENGRVKAESNRRNENSERITRVVMDIATEVGAEPAHVALKWMMQQNFSCIPIVGATKVDQLQQNLRTVDLTLTNEQLAKLDEASKISLGFPGDFFAEEAVRTNSFGGFYDRVEKR; from the coding sequence ATGAGATACAAATTACTGGGCCGGTCGGGCCTCAAAGTTTCTGAACTATGTTTGGGTACCATGGGCTTCGGTACCGAAGGTGGCTGGGGGGCCGATCAGGACACCAGCTTCAAGATCATGGATGCTTATGCCGAGGCGGGTGGCAACTTTTTAGATACGGCCAACATCTATAAGCTGGGCACCAGCGAAAAGATCATTGGCGAATACCTGGGTAACCATGACCGCGATCATTTTGTGGTGGCCACCAAGTATACCCTGAAAGATAACACCACCAACCCCAATGCATCGGGCAATAACCGCAAGAACATGATGCGCAGCGTGGAAGGTAGTTTAAAGCGCCTTAATACCGATTTTATCGATGTGCTATACCTGCACATATGGGACGACCTTACGCCTATTGACGAGGTGATGCGCGGGCTTGACGACCTGATTCGCCAGGGCAAGGTGAACTATGCGGCCATTAGTGATACACCGGCCTGGGTTGTGGCTAAAGGCAACACACTGGCCGAACTGATGGGCTGGAGTCAATTTGTGGCCTTACAGGTAGAGTACAGCCTGATCCAGCGTACGCCCGAGCGCGAGCTGATACCTATGGCCAAACACTTTGGGCTTACCATTACCCCATGGGCACCGCTGGCTGGTGGTGCACTTACCGGTAAATACCTGCGTGGCGAGAACGGTCGGGTTAAGGCCGAAAGCAACCGACGTAACGAAAATAGCGAACGCATTACCCGCGTGGTGATGGATATAGCCACCGAGGTAGGTGCCGAGCCGGCTCACGTGGCTTTGAAATGGATGATGCAGCAGAATTTCTCGTGCATCCCGATAGTCGGTGCTACCAAAGTGGATCAGTTGCAGCAGAACCTGCGCACCGTTGATCTGACGCTAACCAACGAGCAATTGGCCAAACTGGATGAGGCCAGCAAGATCAGTCTCGGTTTCCCAGGCGACTTTTTTGCCGAGGAAGCGGTACGGACCAACTCTTTTGGTGGTTTTTACGATCGCGTAGAGAAGCGCTAA
- a CDS encoding acyl-ACP desaturase, producing the protein MRFFEEKRREVMKHIEKYMLEKMHEFLKPIDQIWQPSDLLPDSTRDTFFQEIKELQESAKGLSYDLVAVLIGDTITEEALPTYESWLSMVEGVDKTEHGGWMTWTRHWTAEENRHGDLLNKYLYLSGRVNMRAMEVSTQYLIADGFDIGTGTDPYRNFIYTSFQELATNVSHRRVASQAKKDGDMLLSKMCGVIASDEARHAKAYKHFISKIFEVDANEAMIAFEDMMRKKIVMPAHFLREVGLKIGQTFGHFTDAAQRLGIYTAIDYVDILKSLIDEWQIESRTELNEAGEKARDYITSLPDRLIRVAERMKNPMLEYKFSWIHG; encoded by the coding sequence ATGAGATTTTTCGAAGAGAAGCGTCGCGAGGTAATGAAGCATATTGAAAAATACATGCTCGAAAAGATGCATGAATTTTTGAAGCCTATCGATCAGATATGGCAGCCTTCAGACCTGTTGCCCGACTCAACACGTGATACTTTTTTCCAGGAGATCAAGGAATTACAAGAAAGCGCCAAAGGCCTGTCATATGACCTGGTGGCCGTACTGATCGGTGATACTATTACCGAGGAAGCACTGCCTACCTACGAGTCGTGGCTGAGCATGGTAGAAGGTGTGGATAAGACCGAGCATGGCGGCTGGATGACCTGGACCCGCCATTGGACCGCCGAGGAGAACCGCCACGGCGACCTGCTGAACAAGTACCTGTACTTATCAGGTCGTGTGAACATGCGCGCCATGGAAGTATCTACCCAATACCTCATTGCCGATGGTTTTGACATTGGTACCGGTACAGACCCTTACCGAAACTTTATCTATACCTCCTTCCAGGAGCTGGCCACCAATGTATCGCACCGTAGGGTAGCTTCGCAAGCTAAAAAAGATGGTGATATGTTGTTGTCAAAAATGTGTGGTGTGATCGCATCTGACGAGGCCCGCCATGCTAAGGCATACAAGCACTTCATCAGCAAGATATTCGAGGTAGACGCCAACGAGGCCATGATCGCCTTTGAGGATATGATGCGCAAAAAGATCGTGATGCCGGCCCACTTCCTGCGTGAGGTTGGTTTAAAGATCGGTCAAACCTTCGGTCACTTTACCGATGCTGCGCAACGTTTGGGTATCTATACCGCCATTGACTATGTGGACATCCTGAAAAGCTTGATCGATGAGTGGCAGATCGAAAGCCGCACCGAACTGAACGAGGCCGGCGAAAAAGCCCGTGATTATATCACGAGCTTGCCTGACCGCCTGATCAGGGTGGCCGAGCGTATGAAGAACCCGATGCTCGAATACAAATTCTCGTGGATCCACGGTTAA
- a CDS encoding glycoside hydrolase family 5 protein encodes MAQDRATAFRRAASLGKGINISWLEQTWDPKALDRRPITSADLDLIKKLGFNSVRLPVAFKYYEKHKAANAKLFKNIDQVWAWCKRYKLKLIIDYHYGTLADSNHTAETKAVIDTWARLARLYRNLSANDLYFEIYNEPPPMDPQLWKDAAYNIVTAIRKIDKGRTLLVGASNYNSIYELSRMVRLADENIIYTFHFYEPFFFTHQGATWVGDQVSTIGVPFPYSVEKFPALAPKAKGTWGETNYYQYRNDGNAGSIKDKMQIVKNWAGKYYVPILCSEYGVYNKYADADSRCRYIKAVNETLKEMQISGILWEYNGNFSIFSGKPSMATLPACMQDAIGLEPVGVK; translated from the coding sequence TTGGCTCAGGACAGGGCAACTGCCTTCCGTAGGGCAGCATCCTTAGGTAAGGGCATTAATATCTCATGGCTCGAACAGACCTGGGACCCAAAGGCACTCGACCGGCGCCCGATCACCTCGGCCGACCTTGACCTCATCAAAAAACTTGGCTTTAACAGTGTGCGGCTGCCGGTAGCATTTAAGTATTACGAAAAACATAAGGCGGCCAACGCCAAGTTGTTCAAGAACATTGATCAGGTATGGGCCTGGTGCAAGCGATATAAGTTAAAACTGATCATTGATTATCATTATGGCACACTGGCCGATAGTAACCATACAGCTGAAACAAAGGCCGTGATCGATACCTGGGCGCGCCTGGCACGGCTTTACCGGAACTTGAGCGCCAATGACCTGTATTTCGAGATCTACAACGAGCCGCCTCCCATGGACCCGCAGCTATGGAAGGACGCAGCCTATAACATCGTGACGGCCATCCGCAAGATCGATAAGGGTCGTACACTGCTGGTGGGTGCATCGAATTACAACAGCATTTATGAGTTGAGCCGTATGGTGCGGCTGGCCGATGAGAACATTATCTACACATTTCATTTTTATGAACCTTTTTTCTTTACTCACCAAGGGGCCACTTGGGTAGGGGATCAGGTATCTACGATCGGGGTGCCATTTCCCTACAGTGTGGAAAAATTTCCCGCACTTGCTCCTAAAGCAAAAGGCACCTGGGGTGAAACAAACTACTATCAGTACCGCAATGATGGTAATGCAGGCTCTATCAAAGATAAAATGCAGATCGTTAAAAACTGGGCGGGCAAGTATTACGTTCCAATATTATGCAGCGAGTATGGAGTGTATAACAAATACGCCGATGCCGATAGCCGATGCCGTTATATAAAAGCCGTAAACGAAACCTTGAAAGAGATGCAAATATCCGGCATTTTGTGGGAATATAATGGGAATTTCTCCATTTTTTCGGGTAAACCATCTATGGCAACACTACCTGCTTGCATGCAGGATGCTATCGGCCTTGAACCGGTAGGCGTCAAATAA
- a CDS encoding sensor histidine kinase translates to MIAQISKEELVKETRKKAWFLTNNIIWSIIFLYPLLGIIDFVYAPKYWAEFTVVRIIVVVIIYGAYTFVQQRKYDYKVLLHISFFLLSLVMAVLVNLVDISNLTIYFLMYAIIILFFNIQVFWEPVNSLIQSLMAILMVAIFYNLLNEYTLDIFISNGGQYFFIIALASCLIPNSRYKILQREVSSQLIIEQTNEQLKSQNRDILEKNSIIDLQYDKLLRLDEQKNSFINIAGHDLKNLVGSIVVSNNMILEEDHRLSEDQKEFSKFIGDSAEKMQYLLKTLMDVKEIESTEIKFNMEVFDANAVASQVFRGLIDTAALKNVHLVNNILKLPINVRLDKVFTSQVFQNLLSNAIKFSQTNNNIRVVTSLQRQKFSLEIIDEGLAIGQHELDIMFNKLKTLNDASGSAAESRMGLGLSIAKLMTIEMGGELTYRSDDNGNYFKVEFQAIS, encoded by the coding sequence ATGATTGCTCAGATCAGTAAAGAAGAACTTGTCAAGGAGACCCGGAAGAAAGCCTGGTTCTTAACCAATAACATCATTTGGTCAATCATTTTCCTGTACCCGCTTTTAGGTATCATTGATTTTGTGTACGCACCTAAGTACTGGGCCGAGTTCACGGTGGTGCGCATCATTGTGGTGGTGATCATCTACGGCGCTTACACCTTTGTACAGCAACGCAAATACGACTATAAAGTTCTGTTACACATCAGTTTCTTTTTGCTCTCGCTGGTGATGGCGGTATTGGTGAACCTGGTAGATATCTCCAATCTCACTATCTACTTCCTGATGTATGCCATCATTATTCTGTTCTTTAACATTCAGGTATTTTGGGAGCCGGTCAATTCACTCATCCAATCGTTAATGGCGATCCTGATGGTAGCCATCTTTTACAACCTGCTGAATGAGTACACGCTCGATATCTTTATCTCCAACGGTGGTCAGTACTTTTTCATCATCGCACTGGCCTCATGCCTGATCCCTAACTCACGGTATAAGATCCTACAGCGTGAGGTAAGCTCTCAGCTCATCATCGAGCAAACCAACGAGCAGCTAAAATCGCAGAACCGCGACATCCTGGAGAAGAACAGCATCATTGACCTTCAATACGATAAACTGCTGAGGTTAGACGAGCAAAAGAACAGCTTCATCAACATAGCAGGCCATGATCTAAAGAACCTGGTAGGCTCCATAGTAGTGAGTAATAACATGATCCTGGAAGAGGACCATCGCCTGAGCGAAGATCAAAAGGAGTTCTCGAAATTCATAGGCGACTCGGCCGAGAAGATGCAATACTTGCTTAAAACGCTGATGGACGTTAAAGAGATCGAATCGACCGAGATCAAGTTCAACATGGAAGTGTTCGATGCCAATGCCGTCGCTTCGCAGGTATTCAGAGGTCTTATCGATACTGCAGCATTGAAGAACGTTCACCTGGTGAACAACATCCTCAAATTGCCGATCAATGTAAGGCTCGATAAAGTATTTACCAGCCAGGTATTCCAAAACCTGCTTTCGAACGCTATCAAGTTCTCGCAAACCAATAACAACATCAGGGTGGTCACCAGCCTGCAGCGCCAAAAGTTCTCGTTAGAGATCATTGACGAAGGTTTGGCCATCGGTCAGCATGAACTGGATATCATGTTCAATAAACTGAAGACCCTGAACGATGCATCAGGATCGGCCGCCGAAAGCCGCATGGGCCTGGGCCTATCGATCGCCAAGCTGATGACCATTGAGATGGGCGGCGAGCTGACCTACCGCAGCGATGATAACGGTAACTACTTTAAAGTTGAATTTCAAGCCATAAGCTAA
- a CDS encoding cellulose biosynthesis cyclic di-GMP-binding regulatory protein BcsB, protein MNKFFTFLVLLTTLLTKVTLAQTNISFKTYGHDDEVVYGMSGVSSFYFRMDPQVDMNRSKLVLFYEPSQALIKNMSFVNILIADKPVYSGRMTQDSIQRLVIPLDRSYLTDNNQFLKVQVKTLLTITDNKCKDLDNPAMWIKVKGYSFLSLVKNAKDLNNHVNISNAFESKTAIVYPSVPSLNDLKAVAWAYNKIKRSLAVSDLRVYAADRVPDSIRNYVMVGTLDALPADKRSLIKVTPGGGQGLIYIHKGGVDSAAFRPHFVSSISGARQAFSNNEIMFVTGADDSGYEKAITALGNYSVLNSSFGNYLVINTADNDKLMTLNRQRTKLTFRDVGGVSNFMSGIGSLRSVYNFKNSDFTFTPKEIEMHFVANYSGMSANDRGFFNIYLNGMLISSEKLNESGKLNATVVVNRYQHRKYNSLTAEFRFYPSNGNCQNSFLNFFGEIDVDKSYLESRNPFVNNTLSFYQYPEAFNEGDTRIVVSKNAAKYAAGAIGEVVYELNNNLNSNNFPTFAYSDEVTDADLKKYNVIALLSKDDQLMEKFPDAPIKFNHAFRLYRNEDNKDVYSLSDSVSNGLSQIFYGRGSNNASLVLTATGSDLSGAFLSAAKAITEQLSTLNSNVCVSDVMGNKYLFNIDKASDNIEYTDAKSGLARFWENYNLYILLGVLVLILLAFLYVRSRVQRSQDFLGE, encoded by the coding sequence ATGAATAAATTTTTTACCTTCTTAGTTTTACTGACCACCTTGCTGACCAAGGTAACGTTGGCCCAAACTAACATTTCTTTTAAGACCTACGGCCACGACGATGAAGTGGTTTACGGTATGAGTGGTGTGAGCTCGTTCTACTTCAGGATGGACCCACAGGTTGACATGAACCGTAGTAAACTGGTCTTGTTCTATGAGCCATCACAGGCCCTGATCAAGAACATGTCGTTCGTTAACATCCTGATCGCCGACAAACCAGTGTATAGCGGGCGTATGACCCAGGATTCGATCCAGCGTTTGGTGATCCCTCTTGACCGCAGCTACCTTACAGACAATAACCAGTTCCTGAAGGTACAGGTAAAGACCTTGCTGACCATTACCGACAACAAGTGTAAGGATCTTGATAATCCAGCCATGTGGATCAAGGTAAAAGGTTACTCATTCCTGTCGTTGGTTAAAAATGCTAAGGACCTAAACAACCACGTGAACATCAGCAACGCCTTTGAGTCAAAAACAGCTATCGTTTACCCGTCGGTACCAAGCCTGAATGACCTTAAAGCTGTGGCATGGGCATATAACAAGATCAAACGTTCATTAGCGGTTAGCGACCTGCGTGTTTACGCTGCCGATCGCGTGCCTGACAGCATTCGCAACTATGTGATGGTAGGTACACTGGATGCTTTACCTGCCGATAAACGCAGCCTGATCAAAGTAACTCCGGGCGGTGGTCAGGGCTTGATCTACATCCACAAAGGCGGTGTCGATTCTGCAGCTTTCCGTCCTCATTTCGTGTCATCCATATCGGGCGCACGCCAGGCTTTCTCCAATAACGAGATCATGTTCGTTACCGGTGCCGATGATAGCGGCTACGAAAAAGCGATCACCGCTTTAGGTAACTACAGCGTGCTTAACTCATCATTTGGTAACTACCTGGTGATCAACACTGCCGATAATGATAAGCTCATGACCCTGAACCGTCAGCGTACCAAGCTGACCTTCCGCGATGTGGGTGGCGTATCGAACTTTATGTCGGGTATCGGTTCGTTACGTAGCGTTTATAACTTCAAGAACAGCGATTTCACTTTCACACCGAAAGAGATCGAGATGCACTTTGTGGCCAACTACAGCGGCATGAGCGCTAATGATCGCGGTTTCTTTAATATATACCTGAACGGTATGCTGATCAGCAGCGAGAAACTGAACGAATCGGGCAAGTTGAACGCAACGGTAGTAGTTAACCGCTACCAGCACCGTAAGTACAACTCATTGACCGCCGAGTTCCGTTTTTACCCATCTAACGGTAACTGCCAAAACAGCTTCCTGAACTTCTTTGGTGAGATCGATGTTGACAAATCATACCTCGAGTCACGTAATCCATTCGTGAACAATACCCTGAGCTTCTACCAATATCCTGAAGCATTTAACGAAGGTGACACCCGTATAGTAGTGAGCAAGAACGCTGCTAAATATGCTGCCGGCGCTATTGGTGAGGTGGTATACGAGCTGAACAATAACCTGAACAGCAACAACTTCCCTACCTTTGCCTACTCTGACGAAGTTACTGATGCTGACCTGAAGAAATACAACGTGATCGCGTTACTATCGAAAGATGATCAGCTGATGGAAAAATTCCCTGATGCGCCGATCAAATTCAACCATGCGTTCCGCCTTTACCGTAACGAGGATAACAAAGATGTTTATTCCCTGTCTGACTCGGTATCTAACGGTCTGTCGCAGATCTTCTACGGTCGTGGTAGCAACAATGCTTCATTGGTATTGACCGCTACCGGTAGTGACCTGAGCGGTGCGTTCCTGTCGGCCGCCAAAGCGATCACCGAGCAGTTATCTACTCTTAACAGTAACGTTTGCGTGTCTGACGTGATGGGTAACAAATACCTGTTCAACATTGACAAAGCATCTGACAACATCGAGTATACCGATGCTAAAAGCGGCCTGGCCCGTTTTTGGGAAAATTATAACCTGTACATCCTGTTAGGCGTATTAGTGCTGATCTTACTGGCATTCTTGTACGTACGTTCAAGAGTACAACGCTCGCAAGATTTCCTGGGCGAGTAA